The nucleotide window ATTATCAACTACTTTGGTTTCAAATTTTTCGGGGAGCATCGGGAGGTTGTTCAAATCCCAGCCTTTCCAGTGAGGCTTGTAATCGTTGGGCTCCTTTAAGGTGCATAAATGCCCAAAAGTGTAGGTGACTTGATAGCCATTGCCTTCAAAATAACCGTCGTGCTTGGTATTGGCACCCAAAACGGATGCGATTTCTCGTGCTACACTTGGTTTCTCGGCAATACAGACCTTCATTTTTTGACTTCTAATTTGAAGGCGAAATTAGGGATTTTCAAATTGGTATTGAAATTTTGTTTTGCGCTAAGGAGAGAGCAATGTCATTAAGTTAAGCCTTGTTTTTTTTCGCAGAGTCGCAAAGTCGCAAAGTTTTAGACTATTTTCTTTGCGCCTCAGCGTCTTTGCGAGAGTTATATTCAGAAATAAATTAGCAAGAAATCCTTAACTTAATGACATTGCGCACTAGTTAGGGGGATAAAAACCTGTTTTTATATTAAAGACAAAAAGCTGCAAGAAATTCACTTGCAGCTTTTGTCTTATATCAAATTCAGTTTTGAAATCTATTTGATTTTCTGTTTCAAATGTTTTTCTAAGAATTTCTCCATCGCTGAGTAAAAATCAAAACGGTTATTTTGATTTCTAAAACCATGTCCTTCGTCATTTTTTACCATATATTCTACAGCAACACCACGTTTTTTCAAGGCTTCTACCATTTGGTCGCTTTCGGCTTTATTTACCCTCGGGTCGTTTGCGCCCTGAGCTATAAACAAAGGTGTTTTAATTTTATCAGCATGCAGAGCCGGTGAAGACGATGCAAGTAGTAAACTATCTTTTTTAGGGTCTCCCACCATTTCATGAAACTGATCTAAGTACGGTTTCCAGTAAGGCGGAATCGTATTCATAAACGTAAATAAATTACTTACGCCAACATAATCAACCGCAGCTGCATATAAATCAGGAGTAAAAGTGATTCCGGCAAGAGTGGCATAACCGCCATAACTGCCTCCGTAAATCGCAATTCTTTTTTCTTCGGCAATGCCTTCTTTTTTCAGCCATTCAGCGCCGTCAGTAACATCGTCCTGCATGGTTTTTCCCCATTGTTTGAAACTTAATTCCCAAAATTTCTTTCCATAACCTGTACTTCCTCTGTAATTCATTTGCAAAACTGCATAACCACGATTAGCTAAAAACTGAACTTCTGGATTATAATACCAGCCGTCTCTTGCCCAAGGGCCACCATGAGGATTAATAATTACAGGCAGATTTTTGGGTTCAATACCAATCGGAAGCGTTAAATAACCGTGAATTTCCAAACCGTCTCTTGATTTATAAGTGATTGGTTTGATGTGACTCATTTGATTTTCCTTAATCCAAGGATATGGATCTGCAACTTCTTTAATTTCTGCAGTTTTGAAATCATACAAATAAAATTTTCCCGGAGTTCTGTCATTTCCTGCCCAGACAATAGCTTTGGTTCTAGCGTCGTCATAGCTTACGATGTCGGTTTCGTAGCCTTCAATTTGTTTTTTCAGATTGTTGTTGATTTCTTCCCATTCTTTGTCAAAGAAATGTTTTTCTTTTTTTTCAGCTTCCCAATCAACAGAAACCAAAGTTTGTTTTTTTCTGTCGTAAGTGATTCCGTTTAAATCATAATTATTGTCAGCATACAATTCTTTTACGTTTTTTTTGCCGATTGGGTCGTATTCAACTAAAACCACTTTATCTTTTCCTATATTGCTTAATGCATAAATATTTTTATTGTCTTTATCAAAAGATGAAGGTATAAAATAATCTTTGAAAGTCGTAGTAATCAAAGGAGTAAAAGGTTCTTTGTCTGAATTTCGGTAATTCCAAGTAATGTTTACGCCGTCAGTTTTTGAAGCAAGGCGAATAACACCATTATTGTCTGTAACCCAGCTGTCAAAGTTTTCTTTGTTGTTATAAAGTAGTGTCAAAGCTCCAGTTTCGACATTTAAAAGATACGGGTCAAAATATTCTTTTACCCTTTTGTTGATCTGTACAATTAACTCTTTTTCTTTTCCTTTGATGTCAATCAAAGCATCTGTAATATCGCTTCTTACACCAGGAAAAGGTGTTAATTTTTTTAAATCTGTTCCGTCTGCTTTTACCGAAAAAAGCTGAAAATTTTCATCTCCGCCAATGTCTTGTGCATACACAATTCTGTCACCTTTCCACATATAATTAAAAATGCTTCTTAGTGTATCATTGGTAACACGAACCGATTTTTCTTCGCCTACTTTTTGAACAAAAATATTGGTTTTTCCTTTGTAGTCGGCTCGATAACTAAAATAATTTCCATCGGGTGAGATTCTAAAAGAGCTTTTTTCTCCATTCTTGAAGAAAGTTTTCACGTCAATTAATGGGGCAGGAGTTTCTTTGGGTTCCTGTTTGCAGGAAATAAAAAATGTTGCCAAAACAACTAAAACGGATAAAACGGATTTTCTAATCATATTTTGCTTTTTTTGATGTTTCTGGAATTAAAAACTGCTCTTGAAAATGGGGCTACAATACTGTATGATATTGAAAATGTGATGTGTATGATTTCAAAAGTAAGAAAAAGTTTTTAATATTTAGAACGAAAGCCGAATTATTTTACAAATTGTTTTGATTGTAACGAAATGTGGGATTTAGAAGGTGGTGTTGAATTTTTTGTTTTTTGTGTCATTGCGAGGAACGAAGGAAATACATTAAGAATATTCTTTTTAGGTTTTACTTTTGATAGTAAGGTTGCTTCGTGCTTCGCAAAGACTATGATTGTGGAATTTTATTGTTTCTCGTCAGAGTTAAGCCAAATTACACTTTGCTCTGATTTATGATTTTGTCCAATAATGTCTCTGTATAGTTCTGGTCGTCTTGCTTTTATGTATCGATGTCCTCCCGCCTGAATAAGTTTTTCTGGATTAATTGTAGTGGTTACAAAACTGTCATCAAATGAACGACATTCGGCAAGAACGTCTCCAAAAGGATCAATAATCATAGAACAACCATTTTTTAGCTGATCATCGTCCATTCCTATTGGGTTTGAAAAAACAACATAAACAGCATTATCATAAGCTCTGGATGGTAACCATTTCATTAGCCAATCCCGTCCTTTCATACCATCAAATTCCAATCGTAGCGAAGTAGGATCGACTTCACGATTTGCCCAAAGTTTTGGATCTACAAAACCTGCTCCTGGTCGTGTTGAAGGTGTACACATCGTTACGTGGGGCATAAAAATTATATCTGCTCCCAATAAAGTTGTTGCCCTTACATTTTCAATAATGTTGTTGTCGTAACAAATTAAAATTCCGCATTTCCACCCATTAAGTTCAAAAACACAATAATTATTTCCGGGTGTCAAGTTCGGATTTATAAAAGGATGTAATTTTCTATATTTTGCAACTACTCCATTTTTGTCTACGCAAACGTAGGCTTTGAATAAATTGTCATTTTCGTCTTTTTCAAAAAGGCCTGCTAATATTGCAATGTCATATTTTTTTGCTATTTCTGTTAATTTCAAAACACTTTCTCCAGTAGGAATAAATTCTGCTAAATCAAGCATTTGCTCTTTCGAAAGATTTCTGGCAAATGTATAACCAGTAATAGAACATTCATGAAAAGCAATTATGTTCGATCCTTCACTTGATGCTTTTTGGGAAAGTTTTTCAATAATAGAGAGATTATAAGCTTTGTCACCACTTTTGTTTTCAAACTGTGCTGTCGATATTTTTATTTTGTTCATAGTAATAGTTACAATGTTTAGTCGATTGTTTTATTTTTAATCTTCAATGTTAGTTTTGTATTCATAACAATTGATTTATGTGTAAAATTGAAAGATATATACGTAATAAAAAAATATTTTAAGAAATGTTTTTCGTGGTGTCTGGTCTGCTTGTGTTTAACTATTGTATTAATTTTTACATTTCATTGCGAGATACGGAGTAAACTCACTTTGTTTTTTTCGTTATTGTTTTTTTAACTCTTTTAAATGTGTCCAAAGCATATCTTTTGAAAATTCTCCAAAAAAAGAAATATAATTTCCGTTTGGTGAAACTATTACATAGCTGTAACATGGATAATGAAACCTAAAAAATGTTTTCTCTATTATATTCTCAGGGTCCTTGTACCACTTTATAATCCCATCAAATTTCTCCAGACCTTCGTTACGTCTATACAAATAAATAGGTTTGGTTTTCGAAATCTTAAAAATTTTCTTTTCCAATGTCGTAAACCATTCCTTGTAAGATTGTCGAGTTGCTGTGCCCGATGAATTATATGGGTCTTTTCCAGGATAAAATATTGCAACAAGTGGTTTAGTTCGATCAATTTGTGAATTAGTTCGTTCTTCAATTTTTAAAATAATTTCTTCCAGATTATTGATTTTACCTCGTTCGGTTCTGTCTTTTGGTAATAATCGATATTTTTCCAATGAATCATTTTTGGCAATCATTAAATTGTTTTTTTGAGCGATAATAAGAAATTCTTTTTTTGAAATTTTATTTTCATTTTGGTCAAAGTAAATCCCGTTTTCTGGTAAATCTTGTGCATCACAAAATGTATTGAACAGTATAAATATAAATAGTATGATTGTTTTTGTAGAATTGACGATTTTCATGATATTTCTAGCTTATATTCTTGTTAATGATAGTCTTACAAGAAGGTTTTATATGAACAAATATAATATAATCGTGTTGTAAGAAAGAAGAATTTTCGGATTATTTTGAATAAAAAACTTGAAAATTTTATAGCGGGAACTTTCAATAAAAATTTTGTAATTTTGCAGTCCAAAATAAAAGGACTTATAAAATGTTAGATAGACTTCAATATGTAAAGCAGCGTTTCGATGAGATTTCGGATTTGATTATCCAGCCGGATGTCATTGCTGATCAAAAACGTTATGTGCAGCTTAACCAAGAATACAAAAGCATTAAAGCCTTGGTTGAAAAGAGAGAAGAATACATTATAGTTTTGGCAAATATTGATGAGGCAAACGAAATTATTGCCGATGGAAGTGATGCCGAAATGGTGGAAATGGCCAAAATGCAGTTGGATGAAGCCAAAGATCGCCTGCCACAATTGGAAGATGAAATTAAATTTATGCTGATCCCAAAAGATCCTGAAGATGCGAAAAACGTTATGGTGGAGATTCGTGCCGGAACGGGTGGGGATGAAGCAAGTATTTTTGCAGGAGATTTGTTCAGAATGTACACCAAATATTGTGAAAGCATGGGGTGGAGAAGTTCTGTTGTGGATATGAATGAAGGGACTTCGGGTGGTTTCAAAGAGGTTATTTTTGAAGTTACAGGAGAAGATGTTTACGGAACATTGAAGTTTGAAGCGGGTGTTCACCGTGTGCAACGTGTACCTCAAACGGAAACTCAGGGACGTGTACATACATCGGCTGCGACGGTTATGGTACTTCCAGAAGCTGAGGAGTTTGATGTTCAGGTAGATATGAATGATGTTCGTGTGGATTTCTTTTGTTCGTCAGGACCTGGAGGACAATCGGTGAATACGACGAAATCGGCTGTACGTTTAACTCACATTCCTACCGGATTGGTGGCACAATGTCAGGATGAAAAATCACAACATAAAAATAAAGATAAAGCTTTGATGGTATTGCGTTCTCGTTTGTACGAAATGGAATTGGCCAAAAAACAAGAGGAAGATGCCAAAAAGCGTAGTTCTCAGGTAAGTTCGGGTGACCGTTCGGCTAAGATTCGTACGTATAACTACGCGCAAGGTCGTGTAACCGATCACCGAATTGGTTTGACTCTTTACGATTTGGGTAACATTATGAATGGTGATATTCAGAAAATTGTTTCCGAATTAGCATTGGTTAACAATATGGAGAAATTAAAAGAAGCTAGCGAAGTTTTTTAAGAAAATAGATGCTGGAGTATACAAAATAGAATAAAGGAAAAGATGCCATACTGAATTAAGTTTTGGCATTTTTTTTAATTTTAAAATAACTGATATGTATAATTAGGTTCAAAGTTGGGCAACCTGAAACTTTAAACTTTAAATTTTAAACTTTTCTTTCAAATGACAACACAAGAACTTATAGACCAGATTAAAATTAAAAAATCATTTCTATGCGTAGGATTGGATGTGGATTTAAATAAAGTACCAAAACATTTATTAACTACCGAAGATCCTATTTTTGAATTCAACAAAGCTATTATTGATGCGACTCACGATTTGGCTGTGGCTTATAAACCCAATATTGCTTTTTTTGAAGCTTATGGTTTAAAAGGATGGCAGTCATTGCAAAAGACGATTGACTATATCAATGAAAAACATCCTGAAATTTTCACCATTGCCGATGCCAAAAGAGGTGATATTGGAAATACTTCGTCGATGTATGCCAAAGCTTTTTTTGAAGATTTGAATTTTGACAGCGTAACTGTGGCTCCTTATATGGGAAAAGATTCGGTAGAGCCTTTTCTCGCTTTTGAAAATAAACACACTATTATGTTGGCGTTAACTTCTAATGAAGGTGCTTTTGATTTTCAGACACTTCAGGTTAACGGAAAAGAATTGTACAAGCAGGTTTTGGAAACATCTAAAACATGGAAAAATTCTGAAAATTTAATGTATGTTGTTGGTGCTACCAAAGCCGAGTATTTTACAGAAATAAGAAAGATTGTTCCAGATAGTTTCTTGCTAGTACCGGGTGTTGGTGCACAAGGGGGAAGCCTTCAAGAAGTGTGTAAATACGGAATGAATGACAATATTGGACTATTGATTAATTCTTCACGAGCGATTATTTATGCTTCGAATGGAACTGATTTTGCTGATGTTGCAAGAGCAGAAGCTTTGAAAATGCAACAAGAAATGGAAGAAATAGTTAGTTTGAAATTTTAAAAGTTTAAATTGTTTAAAGTTTAAAGTTATTTAAAGGTTTAAATTGTTTAAAGTTTAAAGTTGTTTAAACGTTTATAGCAATTCTCTTTGAGTATAATTAACCGCAAAGTTCGCAAAGTTTTTCGCAAGGTTCGCAAAGGTAATAACTTTGCGAACTTTGCGGTTTTTTACACAATCCAAAACTTTAAACAAATTAAAAACATTAAACAAAAAGATGAAGCAATTCAAAGACCAAATAGGAAATATTCACACTTTTAATTCGACTCCAAAGCGAATTGTTTCTCTCGTTCCTTCTCAAACCGAATTATTGTACGATTTGGGTTTGGAAGAAAACATTGTTGGAATCACCAAGTTTTGTGTGCATCCTTTTCATTTGAAATCTACAAAAAAGATTGTCGGCGGGACTAAGAATGTCCATTATGATAGAATCAAGTTATTGGAACCGGATATTATCATTTGCAACAAAGAAGAGAATACGCAGGGAATGGTCGAGGAATTGCAGGAGATTTGCCCTGTTTGGGTAACGAATGTTGCTTCGTTTGAGTCTAATTTTCAAATGATTACCGACTTTGGTCAGGTTTTTGATAAAAGAACAGAAGCCCGAAAGTGGAATGATAAATTGGCTTTTGCCTTGAGCGATTTTAAAAAATTTATCAATAATATTCCGGTTAGGAAAGTGGCGTATTTTATTTGGAAAAATCCATATATGGTTGCCGGTTCAGGAACTTTTATAGATGAATTATTAAAGCTGAACCATTTTCAGAATTATTTTGTTTCCTTAGAAAGGTATCCCGAAATTGATCTTGAAAAAATTGATGAAGAAAATGAATTGGATTTGATTTTGCTCTCGTCAGAACCGTTTCCGTTTAAAACTGAAGATGGTTATGAAATAGTCAAATCGTTTGGGGATAATGCGCAAGCGATTCTAGTAGACGGGGAAATGTTTTCTTGGCACGGAAGCAGATTGATTAAGGCTTTGGAGTATTTTAAATTTCTTCATAAAAGTATTTAGAAAGATAGAATCGATTTGTCAAAAGTCAAAACGACAATTGTCAAAAGCCAAAGTTCAGTAATCTAACAATCTAGAAGTCGTAAAAAGTACTATATTTGCTAACAAAAAAAGCCTAGTGATTAATTTTACAATTTATAAGAACGAGAACAGCGATCATCCGAGCGGTAGCGAACAGGCGAAGCAATGGGTCACATTTGTGCATGGAGCTGGAGGAAGTTCATCTATTTGGTTCAAGCAAATAAGGGATTTTAGAAAAGATTACAATGTTTTGTTGTTGGATTTGAGAGGGCACGGTGAGTCAAAACCAACCTTGAAAACCGCTTTTAAACAAAAATATACTTTTTCGGCTTTGGCCCATGATATACTGGAGGTTTTGGATCATCTTAAAATTGAAAAATCACATTTTGTTGGAATTTCATTGGGAACTATCCTCATCAGGCAATTGGCAGAAATGTATCCTGACAGAGTGCAAAGCATGATTCTTGGCGGAGCTATCCTAAAAATGAATTTTCGTTCTCAAATATTAATGCGTTTGGGAAACACTTTTAAGTATGTTTTACCTTATTTGGTTTTGTATAAGTTTTTTGCTTTTGTGATTATGCCCAAAAAAAGTCATAAGCAATCAAGGTC belongs to Flavobacterium gilvum and includes:
- a CDS encoding S9 family peptidase, which codes for MIRKSVLSVLVVLATFFISCKQEPKETPAPLIDVKTFFKNGEKSSFRISPDGNYFSYRADYKGKTNIFVQKVGEEKSVRVTNDTLRSIFNYMWKGDRIVYAQDIGGDENFQLFSVKADGTDLKKLTPFPGVRSDITDALIDIKGKEKELIVQINKRVKEYFDPYLLNVETGALTLLYNNKENFDSWVTDNNGVIRLASKTDGVNITWNYRNSDKEPFTPLITTTFKDYFIPSSFDKDNKNIYALSNIGKDKVVLVEYDPIGKKNVKELYADNNYDLNGITYDRKKQTLVSVDWEAEKKEKHFFDKEWEEINNNLKKQIEGYETDIVSYDDARTKAIVWAGNDRTPGKFYLYDFKTAEIKEVADPYPWIKENQMSHIKPITYKSRDGLEIHGYLTLPIGIEPKNLPVIINPHGGPWARDGWYYNPEVQFLANRGYAVLQMNYRGSTGYGKKFWELSFKQWGKTMQDDVTDGAEWLKKEGIAEEKRIAIYGGSYGGYATLAGITFTPDLYAAAVDYVGVSNLFTFMNTIPPYWKPYLDQFHEMVGDPKKDSLLLASSSPALHADKIKTPLFIAQGANDPRVNKAESDQMVEALKKRGVAVEYMVKNDEGHGFRNQNNRFDFYSAMEKFLEKHLKQKIK
- a CDS encoding nitrilase family protein, producing MNKIKISTAQFENKSGDKAYNLSIIEKLSQKASSEGSNIIAFHECSITGYTFARNLSKEQMLDLAEFIPTGESVLKLTEIAKKYDIAILAGLFEKDENDNLFKAYVCVDKNGVVAKYRKLHPFINPNLTPGNNYCVFELNGWKCGILICYDNNIIENVRATTLLGADIIFMPHVTMCTPSTRPGAGFVDPKLWANREVDPTSLRLEFDGMKGRDWLMKWLPSRAYDNAVYVVFSNPIGMDDDQLKNGCSMIIDPFGDVLAECRSFDDSFVTTTINPEKLIQAGGHRYIKARRPELYRDIIGQNHKSEQSVIWLNSDEKQ
- the prfA gene encoding peptide chain release factor 1; its protein translation is MLDRLQYVKQRFDEISDLIIQPDVIADQKRYVQLNQEYKSIKALVEKREEYIIVLANIDEANEIIADGSDAEMVEMAKMQLDEAKDRLPQLEDEIKFMLIPKDPEDAKNVMVEIRAGTGGDEASIFAGDLFRMYTKYCESMGWRSSVVDMNEGTSGGFKEVIFEVTGEDVYGTLKFEAGVHRVQRVPQTETQGRVHTSAATVMVLPEAEEFDVQVDMNDVRVDFFCSSGPGGQSVNTTKSAVRLTHIPTGLVAQCQDEKSQHKNKDKALMVLRSRLYEMELAKKQEEDAKKRSSQVSSGDRSAKIRTYNYAQGRVTDHRIGLTLYDLGNIMNGDIQKIVSELALVNNMEKLKEASEVF
- the pyrF gene encoding orotidine-5'-phosphate decarboxylase, whose product is MTTQELIDQIKIKKSFLCVGLDVDLNKVPKHLLTTEDPIFEFNKAIIDATHDLAVAYKPNIAFFEAYGLKGWQSLQKTIDYINEKHPEIFTIADAKRGDIGNTSSMYAKAFFEDLNFDSVTVAPYMGKDSVEPFLAFENKHTIMLALTSNEGAFDFQTLQVNGKELYKQVLETSKTWKNSENLMYVVGATKAEYFTEIRKIVPDSFLLVPGVGAQGGSLQEVCKYGMNDNIGLLINSSRAIIYASNGTDFADVARAEALKMQQEMEEIVSLKF
- a CDS encoding ABC transporter substrate-binding protein, with amino-acid sequence MKQFKDQIGNIHTFNSTPKRIVSLVPSQTELLYDLGLEENIVGITKFCVHPFHLKSTKKIVGGTKNVHYDRIKLLEPDIIICNKEENTQGMVEELQEICPVWVTNVASFESNFQMITDFGQVFDKRTEARKWNDKLAFALSDFKKFINNIPVRKVAYFIWKNPYMVAGSGTFIDELLKLNHFQNYFVSLERYPEIDLEKIDEENELDLILLSSEPFPFKTEDGYEIVKSFGDNAQAILVDGEMFSWHGSRLIKALEYFKFLHKSI
- a CDS encoding alpha/beta fold hydrolase, yielding MINFTIYKNENSDHPSGSEQAKQWVTFVHGAGGSSSIWFKQIRDFRKDYNVLLLDLRGHGESKPTLKTAFKQKYTFSALAHDILEVLDHLKIEKSHFVGISLGTILIRQLAEMYPDRVQSMILGGAILKMNFRSQILMRLGNTFKYVLPYLVLYKFFAFVIMPKKSHKQSRSLFINEAKKLYQKEFIKWFKLTAEINPVLKWFRQVELNIPTLYVMGEEDYMFLPSVRKVAENHYKTSQLFVIENCGHVVNVEQPNAFNTAVLSFIQTTK